GCATGTCTTACCTTACATATTTTAGGATGAGGTATGACATGTGATGTGTGGACAAGGTTAGGATGACTCTTCCTGAGGTATATTGTGAGACACTACTTCTATtccgtggtagctatcatgttgtttcttattttcttttagtTTGGGCATTGTCCCAGGTGTTTAATTTTATTCCTTAGAATAGAGGCTCCATGGATAGTCATGTTGGATTGTAGTAATGGGATTGTAGACGACATACATAAaatgatatttattttatttttcttttagtattATTATGAGGAGCTTCGTATATGGTTTCGAATTCTGCAAAGGTTTCACAATTTGACTTGAAAATGTTATGAAAAAAGTCTTGACTcgccttttatttttatttataagtTTTCATTTTAGTAAACTTATCGGTTGTGATAAAATATGATACAGTCAAATCAAATAATAATTATCTTATTAAATGGTATCAAAAGATACAatctattcaaatattatattcaCAAAATAATTCAGTataatacaataaaatacaaaaagatATATTATGAAACAATGGTCAACACCTATCCAAACAAGATGTTAATTCTCTTTCCAAAATGAGATTCTttattcttttttcctttctaGTTTTTCCTTTCCAACTCAACCAACCTTCCCCATAATAGACAAGCATCTTTTTCTCCAACAAGACAGTTGTTCTCCTTCTTCCTCCTCTTTTAGATCTCTTCTCGAGGGAGCATCTAAGATCTTAAAGTCTCGGCTCCATCACTGATATAAATGTTGTTTGAAGCCGATTATGAAGTTCATAGGTGTAATtgcaaaatttctgaaaatacgAAAAAACATAAACACCTAAAAAGGACTACTTGAGAAAATCATCTAAAtttaaaatattcaaaaataCGTTCCTATAAAGTatgagggcctaattttcataaaagaaaaataaattacgGTTTATGTAATTTTGAGAATCCAAAAAATTCCACTAGACACAAAAAATCGGTCAATTTTTTTAGAAACTATACATCAAGAATTTGCATCATTCACTGGTGACAAAAATAGCAGAAACTTCAAAATTACTTTTCCAAGTATGAGTTTTATTAAATCTaacaattataatttattaaatattttttcaaaaaatactCACTTTTGACAAACCCAATTTAATATCAAAACTGAATAGTTTAGACCATCTCAAACATAAGACactatttttgtcattttcttgCTAAAACAATTTGCCAGCTACCTCGTCTTCCcagaaaagaaaagatatttaCGACCCGTATAAGTCCTAAGATTTAGGAGTTGTTCTTCCCCGCCAACGATCTCTTTTTCCCACCGTCTCTTCGTAGTTCATTCTCTTTTTTTCCCCTTAACCAGATACAGTTATTTTTTCCAGATTGGAAACTGAACTTGTGAGTTAAATCTATTAAAGCATATGCCTTTATTGTTTCCTTATTGAATTTGTTATTTTTAACTGGACCCCTTGCACTTATTTTGAATCTTTCTGGGAAAAATTCTCACGACCCTTAAATAAGATTGGTGTTTTTTATGTTTTTCACTATCAGTATATGGATTTCTTTTCTGCACATGCCTCTGTTATCAAAGAAAGTCACGAGGGTTCTGTAAAACTATTATTTTGttcgttttttttttatttggaaaCTGTGGTACTTTTAATTCCTTAATTGCTTCAGCTTGAGGTGTGTGTGTGGGAGAGGGGTAAGTTTAGGTATTGATTTTTTGTTTGATGAGGTGGCCAAGAGAGGCTTAAAATATGCAATTTTTATAAGCTAATGACTAAGAAAGACAATTTGTAGTTTGTTAAATTTATTACTTCTTGTTTGCAAAGCTCAAAAATTCCCGTGTTGATCTTTACATTTATCATTACTGTAGGGTGAATTTTATCAAAGTTGGACCTGAAAATGGTTTCTGAATTGATTAATGCCAACCCTATTGTGTATGAGAAGAAGGAGCGTCGAGATAGGAGTGCTCCAAGTGTTGCGGATGAATATACAGCTGAACCTATCGACCAGCTAGAGATTTTTGATATCCTTGTGCTAATGATGGCTGAAATCGGATTTTGTTATGCTAGACTTGAAATTAATCTTTCCACGATAAGGGAATTTCGATGAGGCTAAAATTCATCCACTTCAGAATCTATGAGTGCTTTATGTTCAATCCTTCAGATTTCATATGGAGAAGTACATGTGATCCATAGCGAACCTGCATGCTGAGTCTCTGAATAGCACTAACATACTACTCCctcgttccagtttatgtgagcCTATTtactttttgatccgttaatgacccctttctaaatttgaaaataatttagtttaaacttacaattctactcTTTTATAACCgcacaaatactctggacccctttttgacttgtttaggactaCAAATtccaaaatttcttattttttcttaaactccgtgcccaatcaaacaggttcacataaattggaacggagggagtatactGGAAAATACCTAGAGAAATAGCAAACTAGAGTTAATTTTCGTTATAGTTGTTTTTTATGTTTGTTGTTGTGCCATGTAGTTTTATAGGAAAGACAGTAAAAAAACCTTCAGCACCTTGGTGTACGAGGTATGTTTATAGGCTTTCCCTTTTCATTTTAACATCATCTTTTTCTATTTTGGCTAACCCTAGAAGGAATTTGGAGTGAAGTAGGCATATTAAGTATATAGTTACTTTACAAAAAGAGGGGATATGTTGGATGATAGAAGTACGTGTCAGTTACTATGCGCCAGTTTCTGTACAAGCATGGCCTTTCTACCTTTAGTTTGAATTTTCAGGAAACCAAAGAAATTGACTTATGTTTTTCTTGTCTTCTTTGCTTTTCCTTGGGTTTGTTTTgttgctattttttttttttggcggaAGCGCTGATTTCTGGTTCCACCCCTGGCTACCCTTGTGGGTTGTTCGCAATTCACATTAAAGACCCTTTCCAAAGGTTGAGTACCTTGGCTCGGGTAGGTGGTGCTGGGTTCCGTGTCCTTGGCAGGCTCGACCATCGGAGATCCGTTCATTACTAACGTTTTTTCTCGATGTGGACCAAGCTCCGACTTCCTTTTTAGCTTTTCTGCGTAGATTGACTGAACGTAGAAAAccggggtgggggggggggggggggcattcAATTTTTGCACCTTCAACTTTGCTTTACATTTTTTGGGATTTCAGCAAAATCAAAGTTCACATTGTTTTACTTTTCCTAGCAAATGATGGAATATATTAGGATCATGTGTTACGGAAACTTGTAGGGTTACCTCCGGTTCTGATATGAGGTACTGTTCGCTCTGTTTGGTCTTCATTGTGTCATTTTGAAGGGAAAAGCAAGTGTGAAGTTTGATTAGTTGGGGAAACTTCTTAGCTATGAAAAGTCAATTATTCCTTAACATTCTTACACCATATTAGAGATATAAAAGATCCAGAGCATCCCTATTCTCTGGAAGAGCTGAAAGTTATAACAGAAGATGCTGTTGAGGTAAAAGACGAGCGAAGCTATGTAAGGTGAGATAAATAAATCTGTTTCATATGTTCATGTTTTGATTCCTTGTGGCATTTTTCATGTTGTCTAAGAAGAGGAAGTTCTTGGATTCAGGGTCACATTCACGCCTACTGTTGAACACTGCAGCATGGCGACCATTATTGGATTATGCTTGCGTGTGAAACTTATGCGATGTTTGCCTTCCCGTTATAAGGTATGCTTTATCACCCTTCTATTATGATTCAATAGGCTTATGTGTGTTACACATCTTTTCCTTAAAAGCATATTACAGTGGATAGAATGTTATGTTATACTAATTGATATGCTATTATGATATTATAGAAGTCAACAATTAATTACAGCTTACTGGAAGTGAGGTCACATGCAGCTGTATGTATATTTTCTTAGAACTGTTAATGACTTCGACCTGAAAGTAGTTTCCTTGGCACTATTTGGCTTAAATCTTCAGGAATATATCCTACAGTCTCGTGATTTTATTCCAAAATCTTCAGCCATTTGTAAATATGGTTACCTTTTTGTTAAACGTGTTATTACTGGGTGTGGGTAGATTCTGACCAACACGGCAAGTATCGTAATCTAGCCAATTTCAGGCCTTAATTTAATTCAACCAAGCCATTACTTCAATTGTGGTATGTTGAGTATTAAATAGCAAGTTTTCCTTGTGTCTAAAATGATGCGCAGTAAAGAAAATAAAGTGACaagaattaggaaaaggaaaaaggaCACGCACACAAAGatataaagagagagagagagagagagagagtttatataaagagagagagagagagagagagagtttatTGGTAGCTCGGGCATAGAGTGTATGCACATATCCATCTGCCTATGGTTCTTGTTACTCTAGCTTGAACATCCCTCAGCTTGCTTCACCGTAGTTGCCTGGTGACCATAATCAATTTCATTTTCTACAGAAATAGTTCTGAAGCTTGGAACTCTATTGTGCTTGGTTTTTGAAATTACAGCCGATCTTTGTAATTCTGAATTCCTCTATTCCAGCCCCTTCCAAATTCTAATAAATAACAATGACAACACTTCTGGTTTTTCTTCATTGGTGTTATGTCATATATGTTTCCCCTTTAGATGCTTTAATGATATTCGATCTAGTCGCCTGTGGCTCTGGCTTTGCTTCATTTGGGAAGGAGGTGGGACGAGGAAAGGCTGTGGGAAAAAATGTTGGAATGGAAGGTTCGAATGTAGAGTCTAATCTGTGGTCTAAATCATGGCTTTGGGTGTAATTTTGTTATATAGAAGTAACTTGGGAAAATGataatagtaaaataaatcaatgAATTTGTGTCATGTCAACTTGctttattttgtatatcatattttcCAGGAAGAGTGGTAATAGAGGAAGACTTATTCCTTCGTGTAATGTAGTAATCAAGTAGATCGACATCACTTAAAACTTAGAAGTGTTTATTAAAATGATTCCATTTACGCTTTCTCATGGGAAATGTGGTTTTCAAAGTAATTTACCATTTTCTGGCCTTGATTAAAGCAGTCCAACTACTTGTAAGAAGTTTTCTCTAATTATTGTCTCAAAACTTTATTTGCAAGCCGTTAAGTGGTCACAACTTTTTAAGGTAAGTTGATTCACCTTTGGCTACTCTTCTAAATACTGCTCTATGTGTGGGTTTTTAACTCTTAATGTTTTTCTTCTAGTCTTTTTAACTTTCGTATCCTAAAAAATGCTTTAGCCATTCTTATGGGAATTGTCGGATTTCTCTTTATCTTCTATCAGTAGAAAGAACTGACTTTTTCTTTTCCTCTGATTAATCTAgtttctttgatttgttttttCAGCAGTTCTCCTGAAATAAAAATTGGCATTCTGCTTCCTAAAACTTTCGGTTAATATGACAGCCTAACCTGTAACCCTTTAGCCAATCAAGAACTAGTTAACTAGTATTTAACTCTGAAGTTCTAAGTTTGTTACGGAAGTTGCCATGATTTCCTGCTTCATTTGTTAAAAGCTGTTCTGAGTTTGATCAGCATATTATGAATATTCTTCTCCATTCCATGTATAAAATCTGTGCTTTAATTTTTGGCTGCTTTACACTAATACCAGTTTCTAAACTAAGCATTTCaccaaaatattttgaaatattaaGACAGTAAGACCCTGAATTTGAGCCCCCTCTTTTAGAATTTATAAGCTAAAATCTTCTAATAAGATATGTACTTTCTACTTCAATAGAGTCAACATCAGACTAGACATTCATCGTTAAGGCTAAGTGATCAGCCAATTACATGTTTGTTTTCTGATTAAAGTTCTTTAGTCTGGTTAGAGAATCTTTTGAATCAGGTAAAGTAAGATTTCATTCAATAAACATCCAGGGGATGCAACTTATTACAAAAAGAGTTAGCTCCTGTACATTTACTTGTCTCCTCTCTCAAAATTCAAGTAGCTGACAAAATCCAAAAACAGAAGGGGATTAGTTACAACACAAAAATTACACCAAGCAAAAAAGATAGACTAAACATCCAGCCTTTAGAACATGTCTGGAGTTGCAATTCCATCAAAACACCTCTGATTTCTTTTCCCTCCATATGCACCAAATAATACACTGTCGGATCATCTGCCATGTATTTCTGGTGGGTTTTCCAGCAAACAAAAGCTTCCTTTGGGCCACTAGACATAACCCAACTAATACCAATAAGATTCCACAACATATACACTGGACAGTGTTAGAACAGATGGTCTAGGCTCACTTTCTCTGATGCATAAAATAGCATCTATTACATAGTATTATACCTCTCCTATTTAGATTATCTTGTGTTAAACATGCTCCCGGGATTGCCAACCAGCAAGGCACGCCACTCGAGTTTTGGTTAAAGACTTGTACATAAAGGTAGGGATAAATGTGATAAAAGTGTGTTTTAGAGAACCCTTTAGTTGTGGAGAACTCTCAATTTTTCCTTACAAGACAAATTATTTATTATTGGAATAAATGAACCTGATGGAGTTAGATGGATATAGGTGATTCATATAAATCTCGACTAGTTTGAGATTGTAGCTTATTTTGTTTAAGTAATGATGAAAAGACTTCTGTTGGAATTCATTTATTTTGTTTGAATATTATGCAAATATCTCATCCTTGAAGTTTTTTTGTTGATTGCTAGCTGTGTCGTTAAATTTTTATCTATTTACAAGTTCCCGGTCTGTTTGTTTTTTGTTAACATATCCTTGTTATATTGCCAGGTGGATATTAGAATAGCACCTGGGAGTCATGTCACGGAAGCTGCAGGTACCGTCTGTCTGTCAATATCTGTCACAGAACATCCAATCTTTAGCTACCATTTTCCTCTAACCGCCACTACCCACAACAATCTTAAGCTCCAATTCTCTAGTTGTCACTATGCTGGACTTCTTCCATTTGAACGTGCCAGGCCTGCATTTGTCAGGCCCTATTTGCTCCGGCGATGCTCACAAACTGTGCTTATTATATTTGCCCTCTTTAACATACCGCATGGGCATAGAGCTGATTTTGGTTTTTCTTTTATTTCGTATATGGTGTTCGGCCTTTTTGTTAACATAAAGTTATAACATATCCCTGAGTAACTATCAAAAAGTTTATAACATATCCCAGAAGAAAAGAGACGGAAAAGAGAAAACCATAcaagtttcttcttcttttcttttttttaatcatAAAGCATTAGCACTAGAGAGCTTTTTTAGGAGTAGTGTGCAATTGCTATATATTCAGCAActgatcatttattttctctctGCAGTAAATAAGCAGTTGAATGATAAAGAGCGGGTAGCTGCAGCATTGGAAAACCCTAACCTTGTCGACATGGTTGATGAATGCCTTGCTCCATCTTATGCATGAGAAAGTCTTTGTTCAGTATATGGAGATACAACCTGAAAGTCTTTCCTCATGGCATATTACGTGTACCTCTTTTCATTGGTTTTATTTAATTCATTAGATTAATAAGGTTGTTCTTTAGTTAAACTGTGAAATCACAATGTAGTGGCTGGTATGAGATAGGCTGCTTCTTTATGAAGAGATGTATTGCAATATTTATGTCATCCTACTTGGTATTTTCAGCCTGCAAGTATATATATAGGTCTTGGATTTTCATGAAAATGGTACTTGCAAAGCCTGGATAGAAAAGTAATAAATGGATCCACTGTTGGCGGCTTGGTTTACATATAGAATAACGCATCAACAACTCATATATATGACATACTTAGAAGATTGCAAGTCGTGACATTACAATATTTGGATTCGTGCAAATTCTACTTTCAAAATTTGTGTGATCCTGCCAAACGTTTAAGAATTTCAAAATCTCATGTTTCCTCAAGACAAGTGAAAAAGGAGTTATCCCAATTCCCAGTCGTCGAGTGTGAATGAGTATTTGCCATAGTATTTGATGACTGATGGAAATTCAAAAAATACGGAGAATTCAGTTTCAGAAGTTGGAAGTCCATTTCATCCCATTTGGCTCCACCAAGTAATTCATGACATAAATACTCAGTACAATTCTCGCTCATTGCACACAAAAGGTGGTTtacagagaaaatttgacacCTTCATCATCAGCTGAAGTTCCCTTAAATATCGCAAGCTTCCCCTTATGTTCAAGCAGCTTCAAAGCTCGCATAAGAACTGTACGGTCCATTCCATGAAGCTCTGAGCAATAAAATGCCAAAGATAGATGACATGATAAGGAAGCAAATAAAATAGAAGAGATAAGAACATAAGATCTCCATCAATCCACGAGTTGATGAGTAAAGTTTGTCATAACATAAAATGTGTGGGAATTCACTACTAAACATAATAGTGAGATGTTAAACTGAAAAAAGTTTGATTATGTATCACTATAATTTCCGTTACATGTTTATGACCGAGTAGTTCAAGATGGAAACAAGCAGATGGTCATATATTTAAGACAAGGGAAAATTGAAACCATCAACTATTCTCAATCTATCTAAACATGTTTTATGCATAGAAGGCAAGTGAAATGCCGAGACAATAAATAGTAACCAATGTGTGCTACCTAATACATTGTAGATTTTAAAACCCAAATCTTACCTGTTCCACGGGACTCTGTCCCGGAACGTATTTCTTCAACTGTCATAACACTGTCCTCCAGCCCATACTCCTTTACCTAATTAGCTAAATAATATTTCCATAAGGAATCCGACAAGGCTGGGGAATGGCAGTACATTGCAAACACAACTACAGTGTGAACAAGGTTAAATAATAGTTCATCAAACATCTCCAAAACCAGACAGCATCCATCCCCAAATATGGTATATAGCAGTCCCCAACAAGAACCTAATTGTTAAACATTAAAATCGTATCTTTTATAGGATAATACTCTGAGAGAAATTCAATTCAAACGAGCAAACTGCAAAAGCGACTTCAGATAAATTTAAGAACAAGAAAGCAGGAAAATGGAAGCTAGGAAGAAGTCTTCCGGGGATTGTTGAAGATTGATGATAAACAGGACCATGGAGCGCCACTCTTTATATAAATGAATAACACATAGAGAAGCAAAATGGTTCTATTCTCAGATAGTTAGATGGGGTGGTAAGGGTGGAGTGTGGGAGAGCATGAGCAACATGGATTAACAGGGAGTATAAGACTATTAAAGAATGGAAAATCAGGAAAGGAAATTAGGGGTTTTCCCATTTGCCCAAACTTCCTCCACTTCATCATTTCAGTTCG
The DNA window shown above is from Nicotiana tomentosiformis chromosome 8, ASM39032v3, whole genome shotgun sequence and carries:
- the LOC104092032 gene encoding protein AE7-like, which gives rise to MVSELINANPIVYEKKERRDRSAPSVADEYTAEPIDQLEIFDHIRDIKDPEHPYSLEELKVITEDAVEVKDERSYVRVTFTPTVEHCSMATIIGLCLRVKLMRCLPSRYKVDIRIAPGSHVTEAAVNKQLNDKERVAAALENPNLVDMVDECLAPSYA